In the Silurus meridionalis isolate SWU-2019-XX chromosome 6, ASM1480568v1, whole genome shotgun sequence genome, one interval contains:
- the acin1b gene encoding LOW QUALITY PROTEIN: apoptotic chromatin condensation inducer 1b (The sequence of the model RefSeq protein was modified relative to this genomic sequence to represent the inferred CDS: inserted 1 base in 1 codon), giving the protein MAELEDVTLDGKPLHSLRVADLKAALEQRGLAKSGQKTALIKRLKGALMLESLQRTSTSHPGLQPNSQIGEEMSQNSFIKQYLAKQQELLRQRMEREAREAAEADDTDSPAGPEEDDHTAANDSTSYPPDKHHVVASRPSVPEDGGGDKLSPQDPVALGGHRLDSSAASVSHDSTDVPTAKIWRPSFSQEEVATPSPPRAVASLSVRVVGQPERQGVPLIVPRPQQREGTAPVEAGPAHPMPQLSQSARTQDDSDEDDDDDDDDSDEDDDWGPSSRGRKNIHTPPAQRSRRKLQPPQHIPPHHSSLQLRQPTPPPSPPPELSFPXPDTPKQSPPEQDEPEAPEGAAVSSPGFLQRQESSSSSRSSSPEPPSQRRPGPLSLLVRKMESEGAFDGGQKKDEEEEGDAAATIREQAAPGVLVFSRGANDVHTSCDSEVGPDHQDSPQEQLHEEESQPAMPSISESRLQESLGMKKDEGEQEECLLVEEEEKHDDQEGCNEEKDKEVDAKENVSVSSWKREREASPSLDSPDFRHTSPPSSPPAPTKRARMFSEVPPPECLMSPSKPEQLPVLVSGQQHADVEMETEPPAAPPNSLPEEQHDEEMKEVEEETQKPAESDESREDIDKPSSSLPPSPPPEKAEREGKSSAEQARESSEEREGDSSEERPRERSQERRESSEEKAIEGAAEKEGDSSEERPRERSEEREMDRSAERASDRCVERERSEERDTAAERVREGSEERAKSAERVRERSAERARERSEERERSAERARERSEERERSAKRARDRSEERDRSADRARDRSEERERSAERARERSAERARVRSEERERSAERARERSEERARERSEGASEIPAERERERSADKEKKRSSERKRSPEPHSSPSSQSSSSDSDSESSSSSSSGSSPPDKPSHDKDEEKKASSSDGMTEKKEDSLREVKQATVAEPTGPVSMELQEQPESESALAHPASQEAPETSESRPDESTIPKVFAARKISLTTAKPEGATVEAESGGVAGRKRRWGSSTAVTAKKPSISITTESLKSLIPDLKPLQEAVVDLHPDEGRFSGDEDSGQQPERDEDQGIQIRRTVTQVVPSESQENGQKEKEEDEDPDDEPTEGEKENPPKKQRRESSSEVAMETLEGDAKKVTPNDSVVRRSISQQKVAVSITIDDPVRTGRQLSPPRGKASNIIHVCNLVRPFTLGQLKELLNRTGTVVEDGFWIDKIKSHCYVTYATTEEAVATREALHGVKWPSSNPKVLRVDFCEQKELDFHKGLLTGEDPRAVAAPPTRPVAPPPLLPPTREKEREREKDGATTNVRDQWAEREREMERRERTRSEREWDRDKVRDFNRDEREAARRSRSRDRDRRRKERGKSKEKKSEKKEKPEEPPAKLLDDLFRKTKAAPCIYWLPLTEEQATQKNLERAERMKEREKRRKELQEEEDKKREEERKERVRGREREGGNTASSGGGSSRPAEAEKDKERERERERERERERGREKEVEKRRDGIRGRGSDSKPVGGSRRSRSHSNPSRDRRR; this is encoded by the exons ATGGCGGAACTCGAAGATGTTACGCTAGACGGGAAACCGCTTCATTCGCTTCGTGTGGCGGATTTAAAAGCGGCCTTGGAGCAACGAGGGCTGGCCAAAAGTGGGCAGAAAACCGCGCTCATCAAGCGACTAAAAGGG GCACTCATGTTGGAGAGCCTGCAGCGAACATCCACCTCTCACCCCGGCCTGCAGCCCAACTCACAG ATAGGGGAAGAGATGAGCCAAAACAGTTTTATTAAACAGTACCTGGCCAAACAACAAGAGCTCCTGCGCCAGAGAATGGAGAGAGAGGCACGCGAGGCAGCCGAGGCAGATG atACAGACAGCCCTGCAGGCCCTGAGGAAGATGATCACACAGCTGCCAATGACAGCACCTCCTACCCACCAGACAAG caTCACGTTGTGGCATCTCGGCCCTCTGTGCCAGAGGATGGCGGAGGTGATAAGCTGAGTCCACAGGATCCAGTTGCTCTGGGAGGCCACAGGCTGGACTCCAGTGCTGCCTCGGTTTCACACGATTCCACTGATGTCCCCACAGCTAAGATCTGGCGTCCCTCTTTCTCCCAGGAAGAGGTTGCCACTCCCTCCCCTCCCCGTGCTGTTGCCTCTCTTTCAGTGCGTGTGGTTGGTCAGCCAGAGCGACAGGGTGTACCTTTAATTGTGCCACGACCACAACAAAGAGAAGGAACTGCCCCTGTAGAAGCAGGCCCTGCCCATCCGATGCCCCAACTCAGCCAGTCTGCTCGCACTCAAGATGACAGTGACGAAGACGACGATGACGATGACGATGACAGCGACGAGGATGATGACTGGGGTCCTTCGTCTCGCGGAAGAAAAAACATCCACACACCACCAGCACAGCGCTCACGGCGCAAGCTTCAGCCTCCTCAGCACATTCCACCCCATCATTCTTCTCTGCAGCTCCGACAGCCTACTCCTCCTCCCTCTCCACCCCCAGAACTCTCCTTCC TGCCAGACACCCCCAAACAAAGTCCCCCAGAGCAGGACGAACCCGAAGCCCCAGAAGGGGCTGCTGTCTCTTCTCCGGGTTTTTTGCAGAGACAGGaatccagttccagttccagaTCCAGTAGCCCTGAGCCTCCATCCCAACGCAGGCCTGGACCACTCAGTCTGCTGGTGCGCAAGATGGAATCAGAGGGGGCTTTTGATGGTGGACAGAAGAAGGATGAGGAAGAAGAGGGAGATGCTGCTGCCACAATCCGAGAACAGGCTGCCCCTGGGGTGCTTGTGTTCTCTAGGGGAGCAAATGATGTTCACACCAGCTGTGATTCAGAGGTCGGTCCTGATCATCAAGATTCACCCCAAGAGCAGCTGCATGAGGAGGAGTCTCAACCAGCTATGCCCTCTATCTCTGAAAGCAGACTTCAGGAATCGCTGGGGATGAAAAAAGACGAGGGGGAACAAGAAGAATGTCTTCTGgtggaagaagaagagaagcacGATGACCAGGAGGGCTGTAATGAGGAGAAAGATAAGGAGGTTGATGCTAAGGAAAACGTTAGTGTATCGTCATGGAAACGCGAGCGAGAGGCATCGCCGTCTCTGGATTCTCCAGACTTCCGTCATACATCACCTCCCTCATCTCCACCTGCACCTACGAAACGAGCACGCATGTTCTCTGAAGTTCCCCCACCTGAATGCCTTATGTCTCCTTCTAAACCAGAGCAGCTGCCAGTCCTTGTGTCGGGACAGCAGCATGCAGATGTTGAAATGGAGACAGAACCCCCTGCTGCACCTCCCAATTCATTACCTGAAGAACAGCATGATGAGGAGATGAAGGAGGTGGAAGAAGAGACCCAGAAACCTGCAGAGTCTGATGAATCAAGAGAGGACATTGACAAGCCTTCTTCATCGCTTCCTCCATCTCCACCACCAGAAAAAGcggagagagaaggaaagagttCTGCAGAGCAAGCAAGGGAGAGTtctgaggagagagagggagatagcTCTGAGGAGAGACCTAGAGAGAGATCtcaggagagaagagaaagttCTGAAGAGAAAGCAATAGAGGGAGCTGCAGAAAAAGAGGGAGATAGCTCCGAGGAGAGACCTAGAGAGAGATCTGAGGAAAGAGAAATGGATAGATCTGCAGAAAGAGCTAGTGATAGATGtgtggaaagagagagatctGAGGAGAGAGATACAGCtgcagaaagagtgagagaggggtCTGAGGAGAGAGCTAAATCTGCAGaacgagtgagagagagatctgcTGAAAGAGCGAGGGAACGatctgaggagagagagagatctgctgAAAGAGCGAGGGAGCGatctgaggagagagagagatctgcaAAAAGGGCAAGGGACAGATCTGAGGAGAGAGATAGATCTGCAGATAGAGCGAGGGACAGatctgaggagagagagagatctgcgGAAAGAGCGAGGGAGAGATCTGCGGAAAGGGCGAGGGTCAGatctgaggagagagagagatctgcagaaagagcgagagagagatctgAGGAACGAGCTAGAGAAAGATCTGAGGGAGCCAGTGAGATACCTgctgagagagaaagggagcgatctgcagacaaagaaaaaaagagatccTCAGAGAGGAAACGATCACCTGAACCTCACTCATCCCCCTCCAGCCAGTCTTCATCCTCTGACTCGGATTCAGAATCCTCTTCCTCCAGTTCTTCAGGCTCCTCTCCACCAGACAAACCCAGCCATGATAAG GACGAAGAGAAGAAAGCAAGCAGCTCAGATGGTATGACTGAGAAGAAAGAAGATTCTTTGAG gGAAGTAAAACAGGCCACGGTTGCTGAACCCACAGGTCCCGTCTCTATGGAGCTCCAGGAACAGCCCGAGtctgagagtgcactggctcATCCTGCCTCACAGGAGGCGCCTGAGACCAGCGAGTCCCGTCCTGATGAG AGCACCATTCCAAAAGTGTTTGCTGCACGCAAGATTTCACTCACAA CTGCTAAACCAGAGGGCGCTACCGTGGAGGCGGAGTCTGGGGGCGTAGCTGGTAGGAAGAGGAGGTGGGGCTCCAGTACAGCAGTCACTGCCAAAAAGCCATCAATCAGCATCACCACCGAATCACTGAAg tctTTAATCCCAGACCTTAAGCCTCTGCAAGAAGCTGTTGTGGACTTGCACCCAGATGAGGGCCGTTTCTCTGGGGATGAGGACTCAGGTCAGCAGCCTGAGCGCGACGAGGACCAGGGGATTCAGATCAGACGTACTGTAACACAG GTTGTTCCATCTGAAAGTCAAGAAAATGGgcagaaagaaaaggaggaggatgaagacccgGATGATGAGCCgacagaaggagagaaggagaacccccccaaaaaacagaGGCGGGAGAGCTCATCAGAGGTTGCCATGGAAACATTGGAGGGTGACGCCAAGAagg tcACCCCTAATGATTCGGTGGTGCGGCGCTCCATCAGTCAGCAGAAAGTGGCGGTGTCCATCACCATTGATGACCCAGTGCGCACAGGACGCCAGCTCTCACCTCCACGCGGCAAAGCATCCAACATCATCCACGTCTGCAATTTG GTTCGTCCCTTTACTTTAGGCCAGCTGAAGGAGCTGTTGAATCGGACCGGTACAGTGGTTGAGGACGGCTTCTGGATCGATAAGATCAAATCTCACTGCTATGTCACT TACGCCACTACAGAGGAGGCTGTTGCCACACGTGAAGCTCTCCATGGTGTCAAATGGCCCTCTAGCAACCCCAAAGTGCTCCGGGTGGACTTCTGTGAACAAAAGGAG CTGGATTTCCATAAAGGGCTGCTGACCGGTGAAGACCCACGAGCCGTTGCAGCACCTCCGACTCGGCCTGTAGCCCCACCTCCGCTCCTGCCCCCCACTCGGGAAAAGGAGCGCGAGCGAGAGAAAGACGGGGCGACGACAAATGTTCGGGACCAGTGGgccgagagagagcgagagatggaGCGAAGAGAAAGGACGCGCTCAGAGAGGGAGTGGGACAGGGACAAAGTACGCGACTTCAACAGAGATGAACGGGAAGCAGCCAGGAGGTCACGATCACGTGACCGGGACAGGAGACGCAAAGAGCGAGGAAAGAGCAAAGAGAAAAAGTCTGAGAAAAAAG AAAAACCAGAGGAGCCTCCTGCCAAACTTCTGGATGATCTGTTCCGCAAAACCAAAGCAGCTCCATGTATATACTGGCTGCCTCTTACTGAAGAACAG GCGACTCAAAAGAACCTGGAACGAGCAGAGAGGATGAAGGAGAGggagaagagaaggaaggagcTGCAAGAGGAGGAGGACAAGAAGCGtgaggaggagaggaaggaaAGAGTGCGAGGCAGAGAGCGAGAGGGAGGCAACACGGCAAGCAGCGGAGGAGGCTCGAGCCGTCCGGCCGAAGCGGAGaaggacaaagagagagagagggaaagagagagggaacgGGAGCGGGAACGAGGTAGAGAGAAGGAGgtagagaaaaggagagatggCATCAGAGGCAGAGGCAGCGACTCCAAACCAGTAGGGGGCAGCAGACGCTCACGTAGCCACAGCAACCCCTCCAGGGACAGACGgcgttga
- the ajuba gene encoding LIM domain-containing protein ajuba, translating to MERIGTKLKQKFKLADSGSVKFSKKKNELSNSNNNGNSVNSAVPVAAHLNPGTSSSPASTAQFSLTGSPTIESTSSARSAKVVNSQRVSSCVVSTTSAPVPEESGPSLEHHPVTLAPLRRRSPQQRVSCYLPDSVEGRGACDPSRRTDLTQGEHVDPQGAYSPNSRVALNQRRYSLELQQLVRRQQLLAQAPLSSMPPPYPTPGPVTRAGSAEPSFLTEPERHKRFSLQEALFCKRWSSGGEPWDSGRPASLSHPPMRSQDGAGATCFFPAGPALSPCSSFSLQESVLASPRSSFASSTASGGGGGVGGGGTSGSPIGSPCSSNRTSGISLGYDSRHVSSLAQPLHFSSTQLGGAVPGLVFPISGPGKAGAPPIEVWRDYLERTSGIGGGFQDGRHSYPPAGSSPAATEWWSCAEQRGPRTESTGERMRHSDLPGTHYQQELTRLLLRDMTLDGEEQLGGLALREQPLSTSAVNVSGTLKPQEEHASLREPPSALDRQEFFGTCVKCGKGVYGADNACQALDSLYHTRCFTCVSCGRTLRNKDFYNVGGSVYCKEDYMFSGFQAAAEKCCVCGHLILEQILQALGNSYHPGCFRCIVCTKTLDGVPFTVDYLNNVYCVADYNKTFAPKCAACLQPILPAEGSEEILRVVSMNKDYHFECYHCEECGKQLSDKLGSQCFPLDSHLLCHPCHMSRVCPSHNLPPHNSH from the exons ATGGAGAGAATCGGGACGAAACTTAAGCAGAAGTTTAAACTGGCCGATTCGGGCAGTGTGAAGtttagtaaaaagaaaaatgaactcTCCAACTCAAACAACAACGGTAACAGTGTGAATAGTGCAGTGCCGGTTGCGGCCCACTTAAACCCAGGAACGAGCTCGTCACCTGCGAGTACAGCCCAGTTCAGCCTCACTGGCTCTCCCACCATCGAGTCAACTTCAAGTGCCAGGTCAGCAAAGGTGGTCAACTCTCAGAGGGTGTCTTCCTGTGTTGTCTCTACCACCTCAGCACCTGTACCAGAAGAATCTGGGCCTTCCCTCGAACACCATCCAGTGACACTCGCTCCTTTGCGACGCCGCTCACCTCAGCAACGCGTATCCTGTTACCTGCCTGATTCCGTGGAGGGCCGGGGTGCCTGTGATCCATCAAGGCGTACTGATTTGACACAAGGTGAGCATGTCGACCCACAAGGCGCTTACAGCCCAAATTCACGAGTCGCCCTAAATCAGCGCAGATATTCTCTGGAGCTTCAGCAGCTTGTGAGAAGGCAGCAGCTCCTTGCCCAGGCTCCACTGTCTTCCATGCCGCCTCCGTACCCAACGCCTGGCCCGGTTACTCGCGCAGGCTCTGCCGAGCCAAGCTTTCTGACTGAACCAGAACGCCACAAACGCTTCTCCCTGCAGGAGGCGCTTTTCTGCAAGCGCTGGAGCTCTGGGGGGGAACCATGGGACAGCGGGAGGCCAGCATCGCTTTCACATCCTCCAATGAGAAGTCAAGATGGTGCTGGGGCTACCTGTTTCTTTCCTGCTGGACCAGCACTGAGCCCCTGCTCCTCCTTCAGCCTGCAGGAGTCAGTGTTAGCAAGCCCACGCTCAAGCTTTGCTAGCAGCACAGCTAGTGGAGGCGGTGGTGGTGTTGGAGGAGGGGGCACCAGCGGAAGTCCTATTGGAAGCCCGTGCAGCAGCAACCGCACCAGCGGCATAAGCCTCGGCTACGACAGTCGCCACGTGTCGAGCCTTGCCCAGCCGCTGCATTTCTCCTCCACACAGTTAGGTGGTGCTGTCCCTGGGCTTGTGTTCCCAATTTCTGGCCCTGGGAAAGCAGGAGCACCCCCAATAGAGGTGTGGAGGGACTATTTAGAACGAACCTCAGGGATTGGAGGAGGTTTCCAAGATGGAAGACATTCATACCCACCAGCGGGTAGTTCACCAGCTGCAACAGAGTGGTGGAGTTGCGCAGAGCAACGGGGACCGCGGACAGAGAGCACGGGGGAGCGGATGAGGCACTCGGACCTGCCAGGTACCCACTACCAGCAGGAGCTGACACGCCTCCTACTGAGGGACATGACACTGGATGGTGAGGAGCAGCTTGGAGGACTAGCTTTGAGGGAGCAACCTCTGTCCACCTCTGCAGTCAATGTCTCTGGGACTTTGAAACCTCAGGAAGAACATGCGTCTCTGAGGGAACCACCATCAGCCCTGGACCGACAAGAATTTTTTG GAACGTGTGTGAAGTGTGGGAAAGGTGTGTATGGTGCAGATAATGCCTGCCAGGCTCTGGACAGTCTCTATCACACTCGCTGCTTCACCTGTGTGTCTTGCG gtCGCACCCTTCGAAACAAAGATTTCTACAATGTTGGTGGTTCAGTGTACTGTAAGGAGGATTACATG ttttctgGCTTTCAGGCAGCAGCAgaaaaatgctgtgtgtgtggcCACCTGATCCTTGAGcag ATTCTGCAAGCCCTGGGGAACTCGTATCACCCAGGCTGTTTCCGCTGTATAGTCTGTACCAAGACTCTGGACGGCGTTCCTTTTACAGTGGACTACCTCAATAACGTCTACTGCGTTGCAGACTACAACAA GACTTTCGCCCCTAAATGTGCTGCCTGTTTACAACCTATTTTACCTGCTGAG GGCAGTGAGGAGATTCTCAGGGTGGTATCCATGAACAAAGACTATCACTTTGAGTGCTATCACTGTGAG GAGTGCGGTAAGCAGCTCTCAGATAAACTGGGCTCTCAGTGCTTCCCCCTGGACTCCCACCTCCTATGCCACCCCTGTCACATGAGCAGGGTGTGCCCCTCTCACAACCTGCCCCCACACAACTCACACTGA